One stretch of Akkermansia sp. RCC_12PD DNA includes these proteins:
- the larC gene encoding nickel pincer cofactor biosynthesis protein LarC produces the protein MRVLVYDCSAGISGDMNLAALIDLGADRDILKRELSRLNVHGEWKLECRRAGQAGIYGTRVDVLAQEHGHSGHSHEHHHRTMADIRRIITESGLPAAVQKTALSIFSLLAEAEARVHGTTPDQVHFHEVGAVDSIIDIVGAAICLDLLRADAVFTGPVELGGGRVTCQHGLMPVPAPATAQLARHFQSTLNGTPHEATTPTGAAYIAAVAQPAPSPLSGRIAAAGYGIGHREGLPLPNILRVMLVETEEQDTATERLTELCANIDDMTPEQTAYLAEKLMEAGALDAWQESICMKKGRLAFKICALCLPEHADRVRNAFFRNSSTPGIRQYDACRHILRRECSAVQTRHGTVGVKTSFMNGRPHHRKAEFEDCKALAEATGLPLEECQMMGLFPHDDRDDHDESLKDSV, from the coding sequence ATGAGAGTCTTGGTCTATGATTGCAGCGCAGGCATCAGCGGAGACATGAATCTGGCCGCCCTGATCGACTTGGGCGCGGACCGGGATATTCTGAAACGGGAATTGTCCAGATTGAACGTTCACGGGGAATGGAAATTGGAATGCCGGCGCGCCGGACAGGCGGGCATTTACGGCACGCGGGTTGACGTGCTTGCCCAGGAACACGGCCATTCCGGCCACAGCCACGAACACCATCACCGCACGATGGCGGATATCAGGCGCATCATCACGGAAAGCGGACTTCCGGCTGCCGTACAGAAGACGGCTCTCTCCATTTTTTCCCTGCTGGCGGAGGCGGAGGCCCGCGTGCACGGCACCACGCCGGACCAGGTGCATTTCCATGAAGTGGGCGCTGTGGATTCCATCATCGACATCGTGGGCGCGGCCATCTGCCTGGACCTGCTCCGTGCGGATGCCGTTTTTACCGGTCCCGTGGAGCTGGGCGGTGGCCGTGTCACCTGCCAGCACGGTTTGATGCCCGTTCCGGCGCCCGCTACCGCGCAGCTCGCGCGCCACTTCCAGTCTACCCTGAACGGCACGCCGCATGAGGCGACCACGCCTACCGGAGCCGCTTACATCGCCGCCGTGGCACAGCCCGCGCCTTCTCCGCTTTCCGGCCGCATTGCTGCCGCCGGCTACGGAATCGGCCACAGGGAAGGCCTGCCCCTCCCTAACATTCTCCGGGTAATGCTGGTGGAAACGGAGGAACAGGATACGGCCACGGAACGCCTGACGGAGCTGTGCGCCAATATAGACGACATGACGCCGGAGCAGACCGCCTACCTGGCGGAAAAGCTGATGGAAGCCGGCGCACTGGACGCATGGCAGGAGTCCATCTGCATGAAGAAGGGACGCCTGGCATTCAAGATATGCGCGTTGTGCCTGCCCGAACATGCGGACCGGGTCAGAAACGCCTTTTTCCGGAACAGCAGTACGCCGGGCATCCGCCAGTATGACGCGTGCCGCCACATCCTGCGCCGGGAATGCTCCGCCGTACAGACCCGCCACGGCACGGTAGGCGTGAAAACCTCCTTCATGAACGGGCGCCCCCACCACCGGAAAGCAGAGTTCGAGGACTGCAAGGCCCTGGCGGAAGCGACCGGCCTGCCTCTGGAAGAATGCCAGATGATGGGACTTTTCCCCCACGACGATCGTGACGACCATGACGAGTCCCTCAAAGATTCCGTTTGA
- the larB gene encoding nickel pincer cofactor biosynthesis protein LarB, with translation MNNITAILRQLEEGRLSTEEAAEKIRAAASPALSHTDIDYDRLKRTGCPEVIYGAGKTPVQIEEIARNLLAAGQNVLATRLNEDALLHLSGTFPEADMHPEAHLMRIIASPAPQAAGFVGIVSAGTSDQAVAEEAALTAEFLGSRVCRYRDCGVAGLHRLVSHLDSIREATVLVAVAGMEGALPSVLAGLVKVPVIAVPTSVGYGANFRGVTTLLAMMNSCANGVSVVNIDNGFGAGFNAHLINSLASGMR, from the coding sequence ATGAACAACATCACCGCCATCCTGCGCCAGCTTGAGGAAGGCCGCCTTTCCACGGAAGAGGCGGCGGAAAAAATCAGGGCCGCGGCATCCCCCGCTCTTTCCCACACGGACATCGACTACGACCGCCTGAAACGCACGGGATGTCCGGAGGTAATTTACGGGGCGGGCAAAACGCCCGTCCAGATTGAAGAAATAGCCCGAAACCTGCTGGCCGCGGGGCAGAACGTGCTGGCCACTCGCCTGAATGAAGACGCCCTGCTCCATCTTTCCGGGACCTTCCCGGAGGCGGACATGCATCCGGAGGCACACCTCATGCGCATCATCGCCTCTCCTGCGCCGCAGGCGGCTGGCTTTGTCGGCATCGTCAGCGCGGGCACGTCCGACCAGGCGGTGGCGGAAGAAGCCGCATTGACGGCGGAATTCCTGGGAAGCCGGGTATGCCGCTATCGGGACTGCGGCGTGGCGGGACTTCACCGCCTGGTGTCCCATCTGGATTCCATCCGGGAAGCCACCGTCCTAGTAGCCGTGGCGGGCATGGAGGGAGCGCTTCCCAGCGTGCTGGCTGGCCTGGTGAAGGTGCCCGTGATCGCGGTACCCACCAGCGTGGGGTACGGGGCCAACTTCCGCGGCGTGACCACGCTGCTGGCCATGATGAATTCCTGCGCCAACGGCGTTTCCGTGGTCAATATAGATAACGGCTTCGGTGCCGGATTCAATGCCCACCTTATCAACAGCCTCGCTTCCGGAATGCGGTGA
- a CDS encoding family 10 glycosylhydrolase, which yields MTLSPFFHGLACSLLALTVQALAWQPSGETVPAAPQEFRAAWISTVHNIDWPSRAGLSGAAQRSELLNILNTCAQLKLNAVFLQVRPNADALYRSSLEPWSQWLSGPGVNPGYDPLAFAIQEAHRRGIELHAWFNPFRAKANVNHAVGRNHISLTRPDLMKRNGSVLLMNPSASASRDHAMKVILDVVRRYDIDGVHLDDYFYPYPAPGRSWTPGSFSDGKSPSQRRAYIDDFVHDMYKSVKSSKPWVRVGISPFGIWRPGVPAGIEAGVDAYEHLACDARKWLSRGWVDYLAPQLYWRCSPAKQSFPALMQWWAAQNTRRPVWPGIATARIMSSEDPGRPASEIAAQVNYSRSLARNAPGQCFWSVKSIMRNTGGIQRYLNKLYPSMAVPPAMPWCGTGTPGQPQNFTVADNGSTVTLSWQPSGNPVRKWAIQARYGNQWSTRILLPGSQTRVTLPKSFLGDAGSVAVRGVSAYGAQGPAAAARR from the coding sequence ATGACCTTATCCCCCTTTTTCCACGGCCTGGCCTGTTCCCTGCTTGCGCTGACGGTCCAGGCCCTGGCTTGGCAGCCCTCCGGAGAAACCGTGCCCGCCGCTCCACAGGAATTCCGCGCCGCATGGATTTCCACCGTCCACAACATCGACTGGCCCTCCCGTGCCGGCCTCTCCGGCGCAGCCCAGCGCTCGGAACTGCTAAATATCCTGAACACCTGCGCCCAGTTGAAACTGAATGCCGTGTTCCTCCAGGTGCGACCGAATGCGGACGCCCTGTACCGTTCCTCTCTGGAGCCCTGGAGTCAGTGGCTTTCCGGCCCCGGCGTCAACCCGGGCTACGATCCCCTGGCCTTCGCCATTCAGGAGGCCCACCGCCGCGGCATTGAACTGCACGCATGGTTCAACCCCTTCCGCGCCAAGGCGAACGTGAACCACGCCGTGGGCCGCAACCACATTTCCCTGACGCGGCCGGACCTGATGAAGCGCAACGGCTCCGTGCTGCTGATGAACCCCAGCGCCTCCGCTTCCCGCGACCACGCCATGAAAGTCATCCTGGACGTCGTGCGCCGCTACGACATCGACGGAGTCCATCTGGACGACTACTTCTACCCCTATCCCGCGCCGGGCAGAAGCTGGACCCCCGGCAGCTTCAGCGACGGCAAGTCGCCTTCCCAGCGGCGGGCCTATATTGACGACTTCGTGCATGACATGTACAAATCCGTCAAATCCTCCAAGCCGTGGGTGCGCGTGGGCATCAGCCCCTTCGGCATCTGGCGCCCGGGCGTGCCTGCCGGGATTGAAGCCGGAGTGGATGCCTACGAGCACCTGGCCTGCGACGCCCGCAAATGGCTTTCCAGGGGATGGGTGGATTATCTGGCCCCGCAGCTTTACTGGCGATGCAGTCCGGCCAAGCAGAGTTTTCCGGCCCTCATGCAGTGGTGGGCTGCCCAGAACACGCGGCGCCCGGTCTGGCCCGGCATCGCCACGGCGCGCATCATGAGCAGCGAAGATCCGGGACGCCCCGCCTCCGAAATCGCCGCTCAGGTCAACTACTCCCGCTCCCTGGCCCGCAACGCGCCGGGGCAGTGTTTCTGGAGCGTCAAGTCCATCATGAGGAACACCGGGGGCATCCAGCGCTACCTGAACAAACTGTACCCCTCCATGGCCGTTCCCCCGGCCATGCCGTGGTGCGGCACTGGAACACCCGGCCAGCCGCAGAATTTCACGGTGGCGGACAATGGCTCCACGGTAACTCTTTCCTGGCAGCCTTCTGGCAATCCCGTCCGGAAATGGGCCATTCAGGCGCGCTACGGCAACCAGTGGTCCACCCGCATCCTGCTGCCCGGCAGCCAGACCCGCGTAACGCTGCCCAAATCCTTCCTGGGGGATGCCGGTTCCGTTGCCGTGCGAGGCGTGAGCGCGTACGGGGCGCAGGGACCTGCGGCTGCGGCCAGAAGATAG
- a CDS encoding superoxide dismutase produces the protein MTKKQNSSTVGYADGKYVLPPLPYAYDALEPLMDEKTVRIHHDKHHAAYVAGANAAAEKLREIADGKLDASATTNWVRSLSFNVSGHVLHTIFWTNMTPDPKKEPQGPLMDAIKEKFGSLDGMMKEFKAAALGVEGSGWGILGVDPMSKTLVICGAEKHQNVEIPGLVPILVCDVWEHAYYLKHQNARANYIEDFCRLINWDDVEGRYKDAMES, from the coding sequence ATGACTAAGAAGCAAAATTCCTCCACGGTCGGTTACGCCGACGGCAAGTACGTGTTACCTCCCCTTCCGTATGCCTACGATGCCCTTGAACCCCTCATGGATGAGAAAACGGTGCGCATCCACCATGACAAGCACCATGCGGCCTATGTCGCCGGCGCGAACGCTGCCGCGGAAAAGCTCCGGGAAATTGCAGACGGCAAGCTGGACGCCTCCGCCACCACCAACTGGGTACGCTCCCTGTCCTTCAACGTTTCCGGCCATGTCCTCCATACCATTTTCTGGACCAACATGACTCCCGATCCCAAGAAGGAGCCCCAGGGTCCGCTGATGGACGCCATCAAGGAAAAATTCGGCTCCCTGGACGGCATGATGAAGGAATTCAAGGCCGCAGCGCTGGGGGTGGAAGGTTCCGGATGGGGCATTCTTGGCGTGGACCCCATGAGCAAGACACTGGTGATCTGCGGAGCGGAAAAGCACCAGAACGTGGAAATTCCCGGCCTGGTGCCCATTCTGGTCTGCGACGTGTGGGAACACGCCTATTACCTGAAGCATCAGAACGCCAGGGCCAACTATATTGAAGATTTCTGCCGCCTCATCAACTGGGATGACGTGGAAGGACGCTACAAGGACGCCATGGAGTCCTGA